One Streptomyces sp. NBC_01217 genomic region harbors:
- a CDS encoding alpha/beta hydrolase — translation MTTARPALDPELHELLADMPLMSQLSPEVLAQVRPFSSMPVEPLLEGRAIDRREVTVASPDGTPIPLSVFSPANTDRTTPAPCVYWMHGGGMVMGDRFSQIDIPLEWLDEFGAVVVSVDYRLAPEATGTALVDDCYQGLLWITDHATELGIDPARIVVAGPSAGGGLAAGLTLLARDLGTPAIAAQILICPMLDHRNTTTSSHQYSGGPGVWTREMNEFGWRAVLGDLTGQEVPQYVSPALADDLSGLPTTYIDTGSAEVFRDEDTDYATRIWAAGGQAELHVWAGGFHGFDTLYPQARISAQARQTRTAWLSRLLQPHPAA, via the coding sequence ATGACCACAGCACGCCCCGCCCTTGACCCCGAACTGCATGAACTCCTGGCCGACATGCCGCTGATGTCCCAGCTCAGCCCGGAAGTGCTGGCGCAGGTACGCCCCTTCTCCTCGATGCCCGTCGAACCCCTCCTCGAAGGTCGTGCGATCGACCGGCGCGAGGTCACCGTTGCGAGTCCGGATGGCACCCCGATCCCCCTGTCCGTCTTCAGCCCCGCGAACACCGACCGCACCACCCCCGCGCCCTGCGTCTACTGGATGCACGGCGGCGGGATGGTCATGGGCGACCGCTTCTCGCAGATCGACATCCCGCTGGAGTGGCTCGACGAGTTCGGCGCCGTCGTGGTCTCCGTCGACTACCGGCTCGCACCCGAAGCCACCGGTACCGCCCTGGTCGACGACTGCTACCAGGGACTGCTGTGGATCACCGACCACGCCACCGAACTGGGCATCGACCCCGCCCGGATCGTCGTGGCGGGCCCCAGCGCGGGCGGCGGCCTCGCCGCCGGCCTCACCCTGCTGGCCCGCGACCTCGGCACGCCCGCGATCGCCGCGCAGATACTGATCTGCCCCATGCTCGACCACCGCAACACCACCACCTCCAGCCACCAGTACTCCGGCGGGCCCGGCGTCTGGACCCGCGAGATGAACGAGTTCGGATGGCGTGCCGTGCTCGGCGACCTCACCGGCCAGGAGGTACCCCAGTACGTCTCACCCGCACTGGCCGACGACCTCTCCGGCCTGCCCACCACCTATATCGACACCGGCTCCGCCGAAGTCTTCCGCGACGAGGACACCGACTACGCCACCCGCATCTGGGCAGCAGGCGGCCAGGCCGAACTCCACGTCTGGGCAGGCGGCTTCCACGGCTTCGACACCCTCTACCCCCAGGCACGCATCTCAGCCCAAGCCCGCCAGACCCGCACCGCCTGGCTCTCCCGCCTCCTGCAGCCGCACCCCGCCGCATAA
- a CDS encoding AraC family transcriptional regulator, which translates to MYLEELRTLLARHARPDGTTAIDGVLISKVDRSDPPAPSMSGTVLAVIAQGAKRLALGERVYEYGPGQYLVASVNLPVTGQFTRADPGQPALGFGLVLEPSAVAELLQAGPADTPRTGGGAPSGIAVSDAPAALLDAAVRLLRLLDEPRDRAALAPLVKREILWRVITGEQGATVRQLGLADSSLSHVSRAVRWIREHYAQPFRVEDVARLSGMSVSAFYRNFQAVTAMSPIQFQKQIRLQEARLLLTTHPGDVTGVGHRVGYDNPSQFSREYRRQFGAPPSRDAARLRQTVRTPAGVLP; encoded by the coding sequence ATGTACCTTGAAGAGCTCCGCACTCTGCTGGCCCGGCATGCCCGTCCTGACGGGACCACCGCCATCGACGGCGTCCTCATCTCGAAGGTCGACCGGTCGGATCCGCCGGCGCCCTCGATGTCCGGCACGGTGCTGGCGGTCATCGCCCAGGGCGCCAAACGGCTCGCGCTGGGCGAGAGGGTGTACGAGTACGGGCCCGGGCAGTACCTGGTCGCGTCCGTTAATCTGCCGGTCACCGGGCAGTTCACCCGGGCCGACCCCGGGCAGCCGGCGCTCGGGTTCGGTCTCGTGCTGGAACCGTCCGCTGTTGCCGAGCTGCTGCAGGCCGGACCCGCAGACACCCCCCGTACCGGCGGGGGCGCACCGTCGGGCATCGCCGTCAGCGACGCCCCGGCCGCGCTGCTGGACGCGGCGGTCCGGCTGCTGCGCCTGCTCGACGAGCCCCGCGACCGGGCTGCTCTGGCCCCGCTGGTCAAGCGCGAGATCCTGTGGCGTGTGATCACCGGCGAACAGGGTGCGACGGTTCGCCAGCTCGGCCTGGCCGACAGCAGCCTCAGCCATGTCTCCCGGGCCGTGCGCTGGATCCGGGAGCACTACGCGCAGCCCTTCCGGGTCGAGGACGTGGCGCGGCTGTCCGGGATGAGTGTTTCCGCCTTCTACCGCAACTTCCAGGCGGTGACCGCGATGAGCCCCATCCAGTTCCAGAAGCAGATCCGGCTCCAGGAGGCCCGGCTGCTGCTCACCACCCACCCCGGAGACGTCACCGGGGTCGGCCACCGCGTCGGCTACGACAACCCGTCACAGTTCAGCCGGGAGTATCGCCGCCAGTTCGGCGCGCCGCCCAGCCGGGACGCCGCCCGCCTGCGTCAGACGGTGCGCACGCCGGCAGGTGTCCTCCCCTGA
- a CDS encoding CoA-binding protein: MYGDDATIRQILTAAGDTWAVVGLSDNPERAAYRVAAKLQRLGKTVVPVHPKAETVHGEQGYASLAEIPFPVDVVNVFVNSALAGDIADQAMAIGAKAIWFQLGVIDQAAYDRARKAGLLMVMDRSPGREIPRLALD, from the coding sequence ATCTATGGCGATGACGCGACCATAAGGCAGATCCTCACTGCTGCCGGAGACACCTGGGCCGTGGTGGGCCTGTCCGATAACCCCGAACGGGCCGCCTATCGCGTGGCCGCGAAGCTGCAGCGCCTCGGCAAGACAGTGGTGCCCGTGCACCCAAAGGCCGAAACGGTGCACGGAGAACAGGGCTACGCCTCTCTCGCCGAGATCCCCTTCCCGGTGGATGTCGTGAACGTATTCGTCAACTCCGCCCTCGCCGGCGACATCGCCGACCAGGCCATGGCCATCGGCGCCAAAGCGATCTGGTTCCAGCTCGGCGTCATAGACCAGGCCGCCTACGACAGAGCCCGCAAGGCCGGCCTGCTCATGGTGATGGACCGCTCCCCCGGACGGGAAATACCCCGACTGGCGCTGGACTGA
- a CDS encoding IS3 family transposase, whose protein sequence is MSKYEFIDEMRLDTVEYAYSVEYMCNRLDVSRSGYYEWRGRPDSATAQRRDELKLLIKKAFEDSDSTYGYRRIHAQLQRWGIAAGLELVRGLMRELGLGPVRSSDHGSGNPQRGTVCA, encoded by the coding sequence GTGAGCAAGTACGAGTTCATCGACGAGATGCGACTCGACACGGTGGAGTACGCGTACAGCGTCGAGTACATGTGCAATCGCCTCGACGTGTCCAGATCCGGCTACTACGAATGGCGCGGCCGCCCGGATTCCGCGACGGCTCAGCGGCGCGATGAATTGAAACTGCTCATCAAGAAGGCATTCGAGGACTCAGACAGCACCTACGGCTACCGGCGCATCCATGCCCAGCTGCAACGCTGGGGCATCGCCGCGGGCCTGGAGCTGGTACGCGGGCTCATGCGCGAGCTGGGCCTAGGTCCTGTACGGAGTTCAGATCACGGTTCGGGTAATCCGCAGCGCGGAACCGTGTGCGCTTGA
- a CDS encoding MFS transporter yields MIKERPPGRIAHLAGGSRSERVLILASFVNRVGNGLFNTASALYFTLVVNLPAVQVGAALTVAGLIGLLAGIPGGHLADRHGPRTIMMLALTVQAVAMSALVLVESWAALTAVAAVDQLAAAAGGAAWGALVVRVGTDRPAPFRAKLRTYVNLGVVLGTVGAGFAVAANTRTAYIVLILGNAASFALCALLLFLLPDYRALAPPAQQRRWIALTDRPFVTFTALYGAMGLQYPVVSLLLPIWISEYTNAPRWTVAAVSAINAGVCVLLQTRIGSRIETPRDGGKAFRTAGLLFLLSCPMMALTAHAPVWAAAGLVVAAIFVHSLGEIWESSAGFALGFGLAPDHAQGQYQGLLGLGFSAGQALAPAILTTVVLGLGTAGWLLLGAFFAAVGAAGPSLERWGTRTRSRQGAAAAEPCGEPDEAHA; encoded by the coding sequence ATGATCAAGGAAAGACCACCCGGCCGAATAGCTCACCTGGCGGGGGGAAGCAGGTCAGAGCGTGTATTGATCCTGGCCAGCTTCGTGAACCGGGTCGGCAATGGGCTCTTCAACACGGCGTCGGCGCTCTACTTCACATTGGTCGTGAATCTACCGGCAGTGCAGGTGGGTGCCGCCCTCACTGTCGCCGGCCTGATCGGCCTGCTCGCGGGGATACCGGGAGGCCATCTGGCCGATCGGCACGGGCCGCGCACGATCATGATGCTCGCTCTGACGGTTCAGGCAGTGGCGATGTCCGCTCTCGTGCTTGTCGAGAGCTGGGCCGCCCTCACGGCCGTCGCTGCCGTTGACCAGCTTGCCGCAGCCGCCGGCGGCGCAGCCTGGGGAGCCCTCGTGGTCCGGGTCGGTACTGACCGCCCCGCGCCGTTCAGGGCAAAGCTCCGTACGTACGTGAATCTGGGCGTCGTCCTGGGAACCGTGGGTGCCGGATTCGCGGTTGCAGCGAATACTCGTACTGCCTACATCGTGCTGATTCTCGGCAACGCGGCCAGCTTTGCACTGTGCGCCCTCCTCCTGTTTTTGCTCCCCGACTACAGAGCATTGGCGCCACCGGCGCAGCAGCGCCGCTGGATCGCTCTCACCGACCGTCCGTTCGTGACCTTCACAGCCCTCTATGGTGCGATGGGGCTGCAGTACCCGGTGGTGTCCCTGCTTCTGCCGATATGGATCTCGGAGTACACAAACGCACCGCGCTGGACCGTGGCCGCGGTATCCGCGATCAATGCTGGAGTCTGCGTCCTGTTGCAGACCAGAATCGGATCCCGCATCGAAACCCCTCGCGATGGCGGCAAAGCGTTCCGCACGGCAGGACTGCTCTTCCTCCTCAGCTGTCCGATGATGGCCCTGACCGCGCACGCTCCCGTGTGGGCAGCCGCCGGCCTCGTGGTCGCAGCGATCTTCGTCCACAGCCTCGGGGAGATATGGGAGTCCTCGGCCGGCTTCGCCCTTGGCTTCGGCCTGGCACCGGACCACGCCCAAGGCCAGTACCAGGGGCTTCTCGGGCTCGGCTTCAGCGCAGGGCAGGCGCTCGCCCCCGCCATCCTCACCACCGTCGTCCTCGGACTGGGCACGGCCGGCTGGCTGCTCCTCGGCGCGTTCTTCGCCGCCGTGGGTGCCGCGGGCCCATCGCTTGAACGCTGGGGCACGCGAACCCGGTCTCGGCAGGGAGCTGCAGCTGCGGAACCCTGCGGAGAACCGGACGAGGCGCACGCATAG
- a CDS encoding IS3 family transposase, giving the protein MNSVQDLEPCQPKPKRFGLTKSTTGPVPDLVGRNFTAGAPGEKLVGDITYISTGEGWLYLATVLDCCTKEVIGYAMDDHYQTSLISRAIRNAARNRKLARGAIFHSDRGSNYMSGEFGQTLERYGLRRSAGRTGICFDNAMAESFFGVLKNERVSRVTYLTHEAARQDITRYIEFWYNRKRLHSAVGYRPPLEVHTEHQKLRIAA; this is encoded by the coding sequence CTGAACTCCGTACAGGACCTAGAGCCCTGCCAGCCCAAGCCGAAACGCTTCGGCCTCACCAAGAGCACAACCGGCCCCGTGCCAGACCTCGTCGGCCGCAACTTCACCGCCGGCGCCCCCGGAGAAAAACTCGTCGGAGACATCACCTATATATCGACCGGTGAGGGCTGGCTGTATCTCGCGACCGTCCTCGACTGCTGCACCAAGGAAGTCATCGGCTATGCGATGGACGACCACTACCAGACATCGCTGATATCCCGGGCCATCCGCAACGCGGCACGCAACAGGAAGCTCGCCAGGGGCGCAATATTCCACTCAGACCGTGGAAGCAACTACATGTCGGGCGAGTTCGGGCAGACACTGGAACGGTACGGCCTCCGCAGATCCGCCGGCCGTACCGGAATCTGTTTCGACAACGCCATGGCCGAATCATTCTTCGGAGTCCTGAAGAATGAACGCGTGTCCCGGGTAACGTACTTGACCCATGAGGCCGCTCGGCAGGACATCACTCGATACATCGAATTCTGGTACAATCGCAAGCGCCTTCACTCGGCGGTGGGATACCGACCTCCACTCGAAGTCCACACCGAGCACCAGAAGTTGCGAATCGCCGCGTGA
- a CDS encoding MFS transporter, translating to MPARTQPLHNPLGPRFLLLWSSVTAASLGDGIALTAMPLLAAHLTSDPRDVSLVFLAEQLPWLLIAPVSGVLADRLDRRRVLLITDSLRALTAAAFATAVLAGHASIALLSTVALLLGTTQVMYAGAWAGMVPALVAPDARTRANAALQATAQVMANLLGSPLGALLFLTTLAAPFAAQAACITSAVLLIAALPGNFHARTTTPKPRTSIRHEATEGIRWLWHHQQLRTLCLTGGISNLVIVGLTTILVLYTKNTLGLDSLGYALIMAAFAAGGLTGAAITPRLSERIGPRKTLTLAMTTQAAAIAAAGTVSSPIAFGCSITAYGAASLTWNVIALSQRQNLIPDHLFGRVNMTYQMTNAGMSATGAITSGIIAHLLGLRAPFLIGAALLLTITTLTTHKPQNPQPTPHNHPTPTH from the coding sequence ATGCCGGCCCGAACACAGCCCCTGCACAACCCACTCGGCCCCCGATTCCTCCTGCTGTGGAGCTCGGTGACAGCGGCCAGCCTCGGCGACGGCATCGCCCTGACAGCAATGCCCCTGCTCGCCGCACACCTCACCAGCGACCCGCGCGACGTATCACTCGTCTTCCTCGCCGAACAACTGCCCTGGCTCCTCATCGCCCCGGTCTCCGGAGTCCTCGCGGACCGCCTCGACCGCCGACGGGTCCTGCTGATCACCGACTCCCTGCGCGCCCTGACCGCCGCCGCGTTCGCCACAGCAGTCCTCGCAGGACACGCCTCGATCGCACTGCTCAGCACAGTCGCCCTGCTGCTCGGCACCACACAGGTCATGTACGCGGGCGCATGGGCCGGCATGGTCCCCGCACTCGTCGCCCCGGACGCACGCACCCGCGCCAACGCAGCACTCCAGGCAACAGCACAAGTCATGGCCAACCTCCTGGGATCACCACTCGGCGCCCTGCTCTTCCTCACCACACTCGCCGCACCATTCGCCGCGCAAGCCGCATGCATCACAAGCGCCGTCCTCCTCATCGCCGCACTCCCAGGAAATTTCCATGCACGCACAACCACCCCGAAACCACGAACATCCATCCGCCACGAAGCAACCGAAGGCATCCGCTGGCTATGGCACCACCAACAGCTACGAACCCTCTGCCTGACCGGCGGCATCTCCAACCTCGTGATCGTCGGCCTCACCACAATCCTGGTCCTCTACACAAAAAACACACTCGGACTCGACAGCCTCGGCTACGCACTGATCATGGCAGCATTCGCAGCAGGCGGCCTGACCGGCGCCGCCATCACCCCCCGACTCTCCGAACGGATCGGCCCCAGAAAAACACTCACCCTCGCCATGACCACCCAAGCAGCAGCCATAGCCGCAGCAGGCACCGTCTCCTCCCCCATCGCATTCGGCTGCTCCATCACCGCCTACGGCGCAGCATCACTGACATGGAACGTCATCGCCCTGTCCCAACGCCAAAACCTCATCCCCGACCACCTCTTCGGCAGAGTCAACATGACCTACCAAATGACCAACGCAGGCATGAGCGCCACCGGCGCCATCACCAGCGGAATAATCGCCCACCTCCTCGGACTCCGCGCACCCTTCCTCATCGGCGCAGCCCTCCTCCTGACCATCACCACACTCACGACACACAAACCCCAAAACCCACAACCCACACCACACAACCACCCCACACCCACCCACTAA
- a CDS encoding IS1380 family transposase gives MQSSHAAVHVSALFDEPNLIADAGLLPLIALAERVGLPGLAAQVRIEAADNSGGAHPAAKVMSLLGAMCSGADSIDDADRLRHGAMDRAFAGIRAPSTLGTFLRSFTHGHNRQLHRVHREFLARLATRTPLLPGAGQLMFIDIDPTHRRVYGRAKQGAEHGRLKGQRTLHPIMATLSTPLARPVIGAVRLRRGKAADVRGAKSFVAQALAIAKDAGGTGIRMVRADSKFYTADVAAACHRSGAHFSLTTGMNPSIAAAIGRITEDAWIPIRYPEAFVDPDTGEMVSDAEVAETEYTAFTGRKKAEQVTARLIVRRVRRLNPQAATGQGELFDSWRYHPIFTNSPFGMLQAELHHRQHAVVEQAIADGKSSALAHLPSGNFQANAAWLILWAMSHNLLRAAGALASAFHAKATTATLRAHLIHVPARLARTARTKLTAHLPANWPWQAAYQDLFEAVHHPPSTP, from the coding sequence ATGCAATCTTCCCATGCCGCCGTCCATGTCTCCGCACTCTTCGACGAGCCGAATCTGATCGCGGATGCGGGGCTGCTTCCGCTGATCGCGCTCGCCGAACGGGTCGGCCTGCCCGGTCTGGCCGCCCAGGTCCGCATCGAGGCGGCCGACAACAGCGGCGGCGCCCATCCGGCGGCCAAGGTGATGTCGCTGCTGGGCGCGATGTGCTCGGGGGCCGACTCCATCGATGATGCCGACCGGCTGCGGCACGGCGCAATGGACCGGGCCTTCGCCGGGATACGCGCCCCGTCCACGCTGGGCACCTTCCTGCGCTCCTTCACCCACGGCCACAACCGGCAACTCCACCGTGTGCACCGGGAATTCCTGGCCCGCCTCGCGACCCGTACCCCGCTGCTGCCCGGCGCCGGGCAGCTGATGTTCATCGACATCGACCCCACCCACCGCCGGGTCTACGGACGGGCCAAGCAAGGCGCCGAGCACGGGCGCCTGAAGGGGCAGCGCACCCTGCACCCGATCATGGCCACCCTGTCCACCCCGCTCGCCCGGCCGGTGATCGGTGCGGTCCGCCTGCGCCGCGGCAAGGCCGCCGACGTCCGCGGCGCGAAAAGCTTCGTCGCCCAGGCCCTGGCCATCGCGAAGGACGCGGGCGGAACCGGAATCCGGATGGTGCGGGCGGACAGCAAGTTCTACACCGCCGATGTGGCCGCCGCCTGCCACAGGTCCGGTGCCCACTTCTCCCTCACCACGGGCATGAACCCCTCCATCGCCGCCGCGATCGGCCGCATCACCGAGGACGCCTGGATCCCGATCCGCTACCCCGAGGCGTTCGTGGATCCCGACACCGGCGAGATGGTCTCCGACGCCGAGGTCGCCGAGACCGAGTACACCGCGTTCACCGGACGCAAGAAGGCCGAGCAGGTCACCGCCCGTCTGATCGTGCGACGGGTGCGACGCCTGAACCCGCAAGCAGCCACCGGGCAGGGCGAGTTGTTCGACTCCTGGCGCTACCATCCCATCTTCACCAACAGCCCCTTCGGCATGCTTCAGGCCGAACTGCACCACCGGCAACACGCTGTCGTGGAACAGGCGATCGCGGACGGGAAGTCCTCCGCGCTCGCCCACCTGCCCTCGGGAAACTTCCAGGCGAACGCCGCCTGGCTGATCCTGTGGGCCATGTCGCACAACCTGCTGCGGGCCGCCGGCGCCCTGGCCTCGGCCTTCCACGCCAAGGCCACCACCGCCACACTCCGCGCCCACCTGATCCACGTCCCCGCCCGACTCGCCCGCACCGCGAGGACCAAGCTGACCGCCCACCTGCCCGCCAACTGGCCCTGGCAGGCCGCCTACCAGGACTTGTTCGAGGCCGTCCATCACCCACCGTCGACACCCTGA
- a CDS encoding TauD/TfdA family dioxygenase, whose product MNIDDNTLGPTPLHWSRAGDAGAVWDIVLLLIVHMMGHPIAWAGQQNGRAVNNIVPAKGHENEQTGASSTVLLSPHTEDAFHPQRAHLLLLCCMRNHDRVATTAASVRRTALDTQDIAQLTRPVVPILPDDAYAKVPDFHGEPPAVRTLWESPEGLTLRFDPAYTPLDQAGEDYRAAYRRLGHELTKASTEVVLEPGDVLVVDNDAVVHGRVPFRARYDGTDRWLKRALVRIPGRPSRPSSEQHEHGYGQSAIEPQPIPNTATTTASPRPGNH is encoded by the coding sequence ATGAACATCGATGACAACACCCTTGGCCCCACACCCCTGCACTGGTCCCGCGCAGGAGACGCAGGAGCGGTCTGGGACATAGTCCTGCTGCTCATCGTCCACATGATGGGGCATCCCATCGCCTGGGCGGGACAGCAGAACGGCCGCGCAGTCAACAACATCGTCCCCGCAAAAGGCCACGAGAACGAACAGACCGGGGCCAGCAGCACCGTCCTACTGAGTCCGCACACCGAAGACGCCTTCCACCCGCAGCGCGCCCATCTGCTGCTCCTGTGCTGCATGCGCAACCACGACCGGGTGGCCACCACCGCAGCAAGCGTGCGCCGCACCGCACTCGACACCCAGGACATCGCCCAGCTCACCCGCCCGGTGGTGCCCATTCTCCCCGACGACGCCTACGCAAAGGTCCCGGACTTCCACGGCGAACCCCCCGCAGTGCGAACACTGTGGGAATCCCCGGAAGGACTCACCCTCCGCTTCGACCCGGCATACACCCCGCTCGACCAGGCCGGCGAAGACTACCGGGCCGCCTACCGGCGACTGGGACACGAACTGACGAAAGCATCCACCGAGGTCGTCCTGGAGCCCGGAGACGTACTCGTAGTGGACAACGACGCCGTCGTGCACGGCCGGGTCCCCTTCCGCGCCCGCTACGACGGAACCGACCGCTGGCTCAAGCGTGCACTCGTACGGATCCCAGGACGGCCCAGCCGCCCGTCATCAGAACAGCACGAACACGGCTACGGCCAGTCCGCGATCGAGCCCCAGCCCATACCAAACACAGCGACCACGACAGCCTCACCTCGACCGGGCAACCACTGA
- a CDS encoding transposase: MAPPSKYSPEFREEAVQIALRSSKTISETARDLELNPETLRGWVKKHQKQHEPSADADLTVSERARLNPDPPADLCGQLLRERGRAL, translated from the coding sequence GTGGCGCCACCCAGCAAATATTCACCGGAGTTCCGCGAGGAAGCCGTCCAGATCGCACTCCGGTCCAGCAAGACCATCTCCGAGACGGCTCGCGATCTTGAGCTGAATCCGGAGACGCTCCGGGGCTGGGTGAAGAAGCATCAGAAACAGCATGAGCCGTCTGCCGATGCAGACCTGACGGTGAGCGAGCGGGCCCGTCTGAACCCGGATCCACCGGCTGACCTCTGTGGACAACTTCTCCGGGAACGAGGAAGAGCCTTGTGA
- a CDS encoding putative quinol monooxygenase — translation MIANYGFNATLTAKPDMGDQLVDLLLTGLNEGSPGASEYCVVYLVSRSASDPDVVHVTEGWTSEEDHHRIFAGEAAQAIVAQIDALLAKESQYTDYVPVRGKAAF, via the coding sequence ATGATCGCCAACTACGGATTCAACGCCACCCTGACCGCCAAGCCCGACATGGGCGACCAGCTCGTCGACCTGCTGCTGACCGGCCTGAACGAGGGCAGCCCCGGCGCGAGCGAATACTGCGTCGTCTACCTCGTCTCCCGGTCCGCGTCCGACCCCGACGTCGTCCACGTCACCGAGGGCTGGACCAGCGAGGAGGACCACCACCGGATCTTCGCCGGAGAGGCCGCCCAGGCCATCGTCGCGCAGATCGACGCACTGCTCGCCAAGGAATCCCAGTACACCGACTACGTCCCGGTCCGCGGCAAAGCCGCCTTCTGA
- a CDS encoding aminoglycoside 3'-phosphotransferase translates to MIATSPQGPVELPWIVTELAAGRPVQAVWENELGGLTFRIGLGDARQFVKWTPSGSGIDLSAEVVRLRWAAAFTVVPRVIDEGADETGSWIVTAGLPGRMAVDDYWKRDPDTAVRAIGTGLRALHEELPVADCPFGWSAEQRLNTVRPRAAAGRINPADWPQDLQHIGTVERALGLLADTPPVDELVVCHGDACAPNTLIGDDGRCSGHVDLGALGVADRWADLAIATWSTQWNYGPGWEEPLLEAYGVAPDPERIMYYRLLWELSD, encoded by the coding sequence GTGATAGCCACGTCGCCTCAAGGACCGGTCGAGCTTCCATGGATCGTCACCGAGTTGGCGGCGGGGCGGCCGGTGCAGGCCGTATGGGAGAACGAACTCGGCGGCCTGACGTTTCGGATCGGACTGGGGGATGCACGGCAGTTTGTGAAGTGGACGCCATCCGGCAGTGGTATCGACCTTTCGGCCGAGGTGGTGCGCCTGCGCTGGGCAGCGGCGTTCACTGTGGTGCCGCGCGTCATCGACGAGGGCGCGGACGAAACGGGGTCCTGGATCGTCACAGCCGGCTTGCCCGGACGCATGGCGGTGGACGACTACTGGAAGCGCGACCCCGACACCGCAGTACGCGCTATCGGTACTGGGCTGCGCGCCCTGCATGAAGAACTGCCCGTTGCGGACTGCCCGTTCGGCTGGTCGGCCGAACAACGGCTGAATACGGTTCGGCCGCGAGCGGCGGCGGGCCGGATCAATCCGGCGGACTGGCCTCAAGACCTTCAGCACATCGGGACCGTTGAGCGTGCGCTCGGCCTGCTCGCCGACACCCCGCCGGTCGATGAGCTCGTCGTCTGCCATGGCGACGCCTGCGCTCCGAACACCCTGATCGGCGACGACGGCAGGTGCAGTGGCCACGTCGACCTCGGCGCGCTCGGTGTCGCCGACCGCTGGGCCGACCTCGCCATCGCCACGTGGAGTACGCAGTGGAACTACGGTCCCGGTTGGGAGGAACCGCTGCTCGAAGCCTACGGGGTCGCGCCGGACCCGGAACGGATCATGTATTACCGTCTGTTGTGGGAGCTGTCGGACTGA